The region CCACGCATGTTTCTTTCTTGCGCACCACCACAGATAAGCGGTTTAATTTTCACGTTCCCATTTATATAAAGAAACCCCACTCCTTTGGGTCCATGTATTTTATGCGCAGAGCAAGTGATAAAATCAACCGGAATATCTTGTAAATCAAAAGGGTAATGACCTACAGTTTGTACCGTATCCGAATGAAACAATGCGTCATAAGCCTTACACATTTCGCTCACTCTTTTTATAGGCAATAAGTTTCCAATCTCATTATTGGCATGCATAAGAGACACCAATGTTTTACCACCAATTTGTAAAAGCTCTTCGAGATGATCCAGTTTTACACTTCCATTCTCATCCAGGTCAACAAAGCTCACTTTCACTCCTCTTTGTGCTTCCATCCTCTCAGCAGTGTGTAATACCGCGTGATGCTCTATTCTTGTAGTAATTATATGATCAACTGCCAGGTCATTCACACAACAAACAATCGCCATGTTATCCGCTTCCGTTCCACAAGATGTAAAGAACACCTCACCGGGAGAAACATTAAGTAAACCCGAAACGATTTTACGCGCATTTTCAATAACCACTTTGGCTTCCCTTCCCTTTTTGTGAATAGAAGATGGATTGCCATAGGTGTTATCCATGAGACCAGAAATAACCTCTTTTACCTCTTTAGATAGAGGCGTTGTTGCAGCGTTATCGAAATAAACTTCCATTTAACTCAAAGCCTTTATATCCGCCATAATCTTCTCGGCCAATCCATTCGCACTTGACTCTGACTCGCTCTCCGCATAGATTCGAATAATCGGTTCAGTGTTGGATTTTCTCAAATGAACCCACTCTTTATCAAATGCAATCTTCACCCCATCAATATCATTAATTGGCTTGTCGGAATAACTACTTTTTACTTTTTCTAAAAGCTCATCCACATTAATAGAAGGTGTTAACTCAATTTTGTTCTTGGAGATAAAATAATTCGGATAGCTATTCCTAAGCTCAGAAACCGTTTTATTCATCTTTGCTAAATGCGAAAGGAACAAAGCAATACCAACTAATGCATCCCGTCCGTAATGAAAAGCCGGATAGATTACTCCTCCGTTTCCTTCTCCACCGATAACGGCATTAGTAGCCTTCATTTGTTCTACAACATTTACCTCTCCAACAGCGGCTTCATTGTATGTATACCCGGCTAATTCAGTAACATCTCTAAGTGCTCGCGTAGAAGATAAATTTGAAACCGTATTGCCTCCAGTATGTTTCAAGACATATTCTGCAACAGATACCAGCGTGTATTCCTCTCCGAACATTTCGCCATTCTCACACACTAAAGCCAAACGATCTACATCCGGATCTACAACAATACCTACATCTGCTTTATTGGCAACAACGGCACTCGAAATTTCCCTAAGGTTTTCCGGTAATGGTTCTGGGTTATGCGGAAAGTGTCCAGTTGGATCACAGAATAACTCAACGATATTATTTACACCTAACTTCTTTAATAATGCAGGGATATAAACTCCTCCCGAAGAGTTAACACAATCAATCGCTACTTTAAAGTTTTTTGCTTTAATAGCTTCAACATCCACTAGGTCTAAATCTAGAATATGTTGAATGTGAATGTCTAAATAATCTTTGGTTTCACAGGTTCCTAAATCATCCACCTCTGCGAAATTAAAGTCTCCAGATTCTGCTATTTCAAGGATACGCTCTCCGTTACTTGCAGATAAAAACTCACCCTTTTCGTTAAGTAGTTTAAGTGCATTCCAATTCTTTGGATTATGACTTGCAGTGATAATAATACCGCCGTCTGCCTTCTCGTCGGTAACTGCAATTTCTACAGTTGGAGTAGTAGTAAGGCCAATATCAATCACATCTACTCCAAGACTTTGAAAAGTAGCATTGACTAGGTTATTTATCATTTCACCAGACAAACGAGCATCTCTACCTACTACTACTTTATTCGAATCCTTACCCGAATTTTCCTTCATCCAAGCTGTATACGCAGAAATATATTTAACTACATCGAACGGGCTAAGAGACCCACCTGGCTGGCCTCCTATCGTTCCTCTAATTCCTGAAATCGATTTAATTAATGTCATTGATTACTAGTTTTCGCTAAGGTATTCATTTCATTCTTAAATATCAGTTAGGTAAAAGCTTCTCATTAAAAAATCAGAAAAACATTCCGAGATTAATCTATGTCCCTCAAAATCAATTGTTCATTTCTTTGTTGAAAAGAATAAGGATACTCTTCCTCAAACCATTAATCAAATTCTTTTCTTTGATAAAAGCAGGATAATTTTCAATGACAGAAGAACCTTCTAACAATAATCCCAAACAAGTAAAGAGCCAAATCGAAAGATTTGAGCACATGGTGGCCGACGACGATATTCAATTTATCGACATCGACGACATGGAAGTTATTGCTGGTTATTACATGGATACCTTCCGTTACACAAGGGCACTAAATGCTATAAATATTGGCATTTCCATGCATCCTTTTTCCTCTACCCTTCTCCTTTGGAAAGCTCAAGTATTACTTAGTGATGGCAAAACAGATGAGGCAATTGAGTCATTGATACAAATTGAAGTTCTCGAGCCTACAAATTCTGAAATGTATTTATTAAAAGGCATCATTAATTCCAGAAAGAAATACCATCAG is a window of Flavobacteriales bacterium DNA encoding:
- a CDS encoding aminotransferase class V-fold PLP-dependent enzyme, whose translation is MEVYFDNAATTPLSKEVKEVISGLMDNTYGNPSSIHKKGREAKVVIENARKIVSGLLNVSPGEVFFTSCGTEADNMAIVCCVNDLAVDHIITTRIEHHAVLHTAERMEAQRGVKVSFVDLDENGSVKLDHLEELLQIGGKTLVSLMHANNEIGNLLPIKRVSEMCKAYDALFHSDTVQTVGHYPFDLQDIPVDFITCSAHKIHGPKGVGFLYINGNVKIKPLICGGAQERNMRG
- the glmM gene encoding phosphoglucosamine mutase, which encodes MTLIKSISGIRGTIGGQPGGSLSPFDVVKYISAYTAWMKENSGKDSNKVVVGRDARLSGEMINNLVNATFQSLGVDVIDIGLTTTPTVEIAVTDEKADGGIIITASHNPKNWNALKLLNEKGEFLSASNGERILEIAESGDFNFAEVDDLGTCETKDYLDIHIQHILDLDLVDVEAIKAKNFKVAIDCVNSSGGVYIPALLKKLGVNNIVELFCDPTGHFPHNPEPLPENLREISSAVVANKADVGIVVDPDVDRLALVCENGEMFGEEYTLVSVAEYVLKHTGGNTVSNLSSTRALRDVTELAGYTYNEAAVGEVNVVEQMKATNAVIGGEGNGGVIYPAFHYGRDALVGIALFLSHLAKMNKTVSELRNSYPNYFISKNKIELTPSINVDELLEKVKSSYSDKPINDIDGVKIAFDKEWVHLRKSNTEPIIRIYAESESESSANGLAEKIMADIKALS